In Tachysurus vachellii isolate PV-2020 chromosome 12, HZAU_Pvac_v1, whole genome shotgun sequence, the following are encoded in one genomic region:
- the naaladl1 gene encoding aminopeptidase NAALADL1, protein MLKKVLLFALAGAAIFTVGILIGHFGIDQKNVTPLPEWVQKVSQDVDENLIENFLAQVDTLQIQENLQVLTRVPHMATTAGDEATVDYMLKRWQDRDSGLDAAWREDYRVYLSFPDKDQPNNVTVVRGSEVVDFIREKEKMYDPDQDTRDVVQPYAAFGPAGHVQGKLVYANQGKVSDYEHLNKTLGNLTGTIAIVRYGGSGRADKGINAAPFGVIGVLVYTDPYDINDGKMSDVNETYPHSWYLPPSGVERGSYNTNFGDQLTPYLAAKNGTYRIDEKDIPGVSPIPLQPIGFEDAMKLICELDGPEAPENWQGSFPCKYNFGGPGFKNTSHLKDCDVKLDVFNKAELRDSANVMGVIWGSVEPDRYVIYGNHRDSWVHGAVDPSSGTAVMLEITRILGQLVKTGKWRPRRTLIFGSWGAEEFGLIGSAEYAEEYISKLSQRTVAYINVDISVFANATLRASASPIAQDVIFTASKQVKIPGSDSISVYSNWKLHSNRTSPTHGVIPNMGYLTGAGSDYAAFMHYLGISSMDIAYTYDRSKTRARIYPAYHTAYDTFDYVSKYIDPGFTSHQAVARTAGNVLLRLADSILLPFKCSDYAETLEQYLKEAVEGFEADLKANKISMEPLKEAVKSFRDAATSLEQTISSSDVVNNSPLKARRINDQLMLLDRAFLNPLAFPDKYGFRHVIWTSRSSSVATFPGLADAAAAAKKSGLKQDWDEAHKHLSIITQAISGAAHTLNEAHATL, encoded by the exons ATGCTGAAGAAGGTGCTGCTGTTTGCTCTGGCTGGAGCGGCTATATTCACTGTAGGGATCCTGATTGGCCATTTTGGGATCGATCAGAAGAATGTGACTCCGTTACCGGAGTGGGTGCAGAAGGTGAGTCAGGATGTGGACGAGAACCTCATCGAGAACTTCCTCGCTCAGGTGGACACCTTGCAGATTCAGGAGAATCTCCA GGTCCTGACCCGTGTCCCCCACATGGCCACCACAGCTGGGGACGAGGCCACAGTGGACTACATGCTGAAGCGCTGGCAGGACAGAGACTCAGGGCTGGATGCTGCATGGAGGGAGGATTACAGAGTTTATCTTTCCTTCCCAGACAAAGACCAGCCCAATAACGTGACAGTGG TGAGAGGTTCTGAGGTGGTGGACTTCATAagggagaaggagaagatgTACGATCCGGATCAAGACACCCGGGACGTTGTGCAGCCGTATGCGGCGTTTGGACCTGCAGGACATGTCCAG GGAAAGCTGGTGTATGCCAACCAGGGGAAAGTGAGTGACTATGAGCATTTAAACAAAACCCTGGGCAACTTAACCGGAACAATCGCCATCGTCAGATACGGAGGATCAGGAAGAGCTGATAAA GGTATAAACGCCGCCCCTTTCGGAGTCATCGGTGTTCTTGTCTACACAGACCCCTATGACATCAACGACGGGAAGATGTCTGATGTAAACGAAACCTACCCCCACTCGTGGTACCTCCCACCCTCTGGGGTCGAGCGAGGAAGTTATAACACCAACTTTGGAGATCAGCTGACACCATACCTGGCTGCCAAAA ATGGCACTTACAGAATCGATGAGAAGGACATCCCTGGGGTCTCTCCCATTCCCCTCCAGCCAATAGGGTTTGAAGATGCTATGAAGTTAATATG TGAGCTTGATGGACCTGAGGCTCCTGAGAACTGGCAGGGCTCGTTTCCCTGCAAATACAACTTTGGTGGACCTGGATTCAAAAACACATCTCATTTAAAAGACTG TGATGTGAAGCTGGATGTGTTCAACAAGGCGGAATTAAGAGACTCTGCGAATGTGATGGGGGTGATCTGGGGCAGTGTAGAGCCAG acagGTATGTAATCTATGGCAACCACAGAGACAGCTGGGTACACGGAGCCGTAGACCCCAGCAGTGGGACAGCTGTCATGTTGGAGATCACCAGAATCCTGGGTCAGCTGGTCAAGACAG GAAAATGGCGGCCTCGGAGGACTCTGATCTTCGGTAGCTGGGGAGCCGAGGAATTCGGTCTGATCGGATCTGCTGAATACGCTGAG GAGTATATAAGCAAGCTGAGCCAGAGAACTGTGGCCTACATCAACGTGGACATCTCCGTGTTCG CTAACGCAACCCTCAGAGCCTCGGCTAGCCCCATAGCGCAGGACGTCATCTTTACTGCCTCCAAACAG GTGAAGATACCTGGATCAGACTCCATATCCGTCTACAGTAACTGGAAACTTCATTCGAACCGGACGAGTCCCACACATGGAGTCATCCCCAA TATGGGATACCTGACAGGAGCAGGAAGTGACTACGCTGCATTCATGCATTATCTGGGAATTTCCTCCATGGACATCGCCTACACCTACGACCGG AGCAAAACCAGAGCACGTATCTACCCTGCATACCACACGGCCTACGACACGTTTGATTACGTGTCCAAGTACATCGACCCAG GCTTCACCAGCCACCAGGCCGTAGCGAGGACGGCAGGAAACGTCCTGTTGCGACTAGCCGACAGCATTTTGCTACCGTTTAAATGTAGCGACTACGCCGAGACGCTGGAGCAGTATCTCAAAGAAGCCGTGGAGGGCTTCGAAGCTGATCTGAAAGCGAACAAGATCTCCATGG AACCCTTAAAGGAAGCAGTGAAGTCATTCCGGGATGCAGCCACCAGTCTGGAGCAGACCATCAGCAGTTCAGACGTCGTGAACAACTC GCCACTGAAAGCTCGCAGGATTAACGATCAGCTCATGCTCTTGGACCGAGCTTTCCTGAACCCACTCGCCTTCCCTGATAAATACGGATTCAG GCACGTGATCTGGACGTCCCGGTCCTCCAGCGTGGCAACGTTTCCAGGTCTGGCGGATGCAGCGGCTGCAGCAAAGAAAAGTGGCCTGAAGCAGGACTGGGACGAAGCACACAAACACCTGTCCATCATCACACAGGCTATCTCAGGAGCAGCACACACTCTCAATGAAGCTCATGCCACCCTGTAA
- the erap1b gene encoding endoplasmic reticulum aminopeptidase 1b: MALLVLFLCLFFVSSSWTAATPNREEHDSSFPRSTSGAAFPWNKMRLPQTLSPFHYTLLIHPNLTSLDFSGSVKIRVDVLQDTHTIVLHSKDLNISKAGLRGLAEGQSQALRVLEYPAYQQIALISEQMVLRRGNVYVIELEFAAKLSESFHGFYKSTYRASDGEERVLASTQFEPTSARAAFPCFDEPAFKAKFSIQIRRESKYFAISNMPKLRTLPLSGGLYEDQFDETVKMSTYLVAFIVCDFLSISKHSQHGVQISVYTVPEKIQQAEFALDAAVKLLDFYDDYFDIPYPLPKQDLAAIPDFQSGAMENWGLTTYRESALLFDPHKSSASDKLGITMIIAHELAHQWFGNLVTMQWWNDLWLNEGFAKFMEFVSVNITNPELQVEDYFLEKCFEAMEVDCLSSSHPVSSPVENPAQIQEMFDDVSYDKGACILHMLREFLSPEDFKLGIVAYLKRYSYQNTVNTHLWESLTAVRSINTGVNKQHSEDKVDVREMMDTWTLQEGFPLITVEVRGREVHLSQERFLKGGDSSQTSGFLWHVPLTYITSSSNTVHRFLLKTKTDVLYLPEEVDWIKFNVDMSGYYIVHYEGSGWGDLISLLKHNHTALSSEDRTSLINNAFQLVSVGKLPLDKALDLSLYLSQETEIMPVTQGFSELVPLYKLMEKRDTLHALETQMKSYIVHLFHKLIDKQVWSDDGSVSQRMLRSYLLLFACVRGHPPCISTASELFNKWKESDGKMSLPNDVSLAVFAVGARTEEGWNFLFEKYRETLYTSLKIRIKSALSISPLAHKLKWMMEQSLEGSVMKTQDLPYVVVSISKNPKGYKHAWDFLRANWDSLVKKFDLGSHSIAHMVTGVTSQYSTREKLEEIRSFFDSLSAETGADLRCIQQALENVDENIRWMDKNLPLLQAWLDKNHPEQQKRYDMHTDL, encoded by the exons ATGGCCCTGCTGGTTTTGTTCCTCTGTTTGTTCTTTGTGTCATCATCTTGGACTGCGGCGACACCAAACCGAGAAGAACACGATTCCTCCTTTCCCAGATCGACTAGCGGAGCGGCTTTCCCCTGGAACAAGATGAGGCTTCCACAGACCCTCTCTCCCTTCCATTACACTCTCCTCATCCATCCCAACCTCACCAGCCTCGACTTCAGTGGGAGCGTGAAGATCCGAGTGGACGTCCTTCAGGACACTCACACCATCGTTCTTCACAGCAAGGACCTGAACATCTCCAAGGCTGGTCTCAGAGGTTTGGCTGAAGGTCAGAGCCAAGCTCTCAGGGTGCTGGAGTATCCTGCCTACCAGCAGATTGCTCTCATCAGCGAACAAATGGTGCTGAGGAGAGGAAACGTGTATGTCATCGAGCTGGAGTTTGCAGCCAAACTGTCTGAGAGCTTCCACGGGTTTTATAAGAGCACGTACCGTGCCAGTGATGGAGAGGAACg GGTTCTGGCTTCCACTCAGTTTGAACCAACAAGTGCAAGAGCAGCTTTTCCCTGTTTTGACGAACCTGCGTTCAAAGCCAAATTCTCTATTCAGATTCGCAGAGAGAGCAAATACTTCGCCATCTCCAACATGCCCAAA CTGAGGACGCTGCCTCTCTCAGGAGGTCTGTATGAGGATCAGTTTGATGAGACTGTGAAGATGAGTACCTACCTGGTGGCCTTCATCGTGTGTGATTTCCTGTCTATCAGCAAACACAGTCAGCATGGAGTCCAG ATCTCAGTGTACACTGTACCTGAGAAGATACAGCAGGCCGAGTTTGCCCTGGACGCTGCAGTGAAGCTGCTGGATTTCTATGACGATTATTTTGACATTCCCTACCCTCTCCCTAAACAAG acCTGGCTGCCATCCCGGACTTCCAGTCAGGTGCTATGGAGAACTGGGGTTTGACCACCTACAGAGAGTCGGCTCTGCTGTTTGACCCACACAAGTCCTCGGCCTCTGACAAGCTGGGCATCACCATGATCATCGCACACGAGCTCGCTCATCAG TGGTTTGGTAATCTGGTGACGATGCAGTGGTGGAACGATCTGTGGCTGAACGAAGGCTTCGCTAAATTCATGGAGTTTGTGTCTGTGAACATCACCAACCCTGAGCTGCAAGTG GAGGATTATTTCCTTGAGAAGTGTTTCGAGGCGATGGAGGTAGACTGTTTAAGCTCCTCTCACCCCGTGTCTTCCCCTGTGGAGAACCCTGCTCAGATACAGGAGATGTTTGATGACGTGTCTTATGATAAG GGTGCATGTATCCTGCACATGTTGAGAGAGTTCCTGAGCCCTGAAGACTTTAAGTTGGGGATTGTTGCCTACCTGAAACGTTACAGCTACCAGAACACCGTCAACACACACCTGTGGGAGAGTCTAACCGCTGTGAGGAGCATAAACActggtgtaaat aagcagcactCCGAAGACAAGGTGGACGTCCGGGAGATGATGGACACGTGGACCCTGCAGGAAGGCTTCCCGCTCATTACGGTGGAGGTCAGAGGTCGTGAAGTGCACCTGAGTCAGGAGCGGTTCCTAAAAGGCGGAGACTCATCCCAAACCTCTGG ATTCCTGTGGCACGTTCCTCTGACATACATCACCAGCAGCTCAAACACAGTGCATCGCTTCCTGCTGAAGACCAAAACAG ATGTGCTGTACCTGCCTGAGGAAGTGGACTGGATCAAGTTTAATGTGGACATGAGCGGATATTACATCGTTCATTATGAGGGCTCAGGCTGGGGTGACCTCATCTCTCTGCTCAAACACAACCACACGGCTCTGAGCAGCGAAGACCGGACCAGTCTCATCAACAACGCCTTCCAGTTGGTCAG TGTGGGGAAGCTGCCACTGGACAAAGCTCTAGACCTGTCATTGTATCTGAGCCAGGAGACGGAGATCATGCCCGTGACGCAGGGCTTCAGTGAGCTTGTGCCACTTTACAAGCTGATGGAGAAGAGAGACACACTGCACGCCCTGGAGACCCAGATGAAG AGCTACATCGTGCACCTGTTTCACAAGCTGATTGACAAGCAGGTTTGGAGTGATGATGGATCAGTGTCTCAGAGAATGCTGCGCAGTTATCTGCTCCTGTTCGCGTGTGTAAGGGGTCACCCACCCTGCATCTCCACCGCCAGTGAGCTCTTCAACAAGTGGAAGGAGTCTGATGGCAAAATGAG TCTTCCTAACGATGTGAGCCTGGCAGTGTTTGCGGTCGGGGCTCGCACTGAGGAAGGATGGAACTTCCTGTTTGAGAAGTATCGTGAAACACTCTACACATCTCTGAAGATCCGGATCAAGTCAGCACTGTCTATCAGTCCTCTTGCTCACAAACTGAAATG GATGATGGAGCAGAGTTTAGAGGGTTCCGTGATGAAGACACAGGACCTGCCCTACGTTGTGGTGTCCATCAGTAAGAACCCTAAAGGTTATAAACACGCCTGGGACTTCCTGAGGGCAAACTGGGACTCGCTGGTGAAGAA GTTTGACCTCGGTTCTCACTCCATAGCACACATGGTGACGGGCGTGACCAGCCAGTATTCTACCAGAGAGAAGCTGGAGGAG ATTCGCAGCTTCTTTGATTCCCTGAGTGCTGAGACAGGCGCTGACCTCAGGTGCATCCAGCAAGCGCTGGAGAACGTGGACGAGAACATTCGCTGGATGGACAAGAACCTGCCTTTGCTGCAGGCCTGGCTGGATAAGAACCATCCGGAACAACAGAAGCGATACGACATGCACACTGACCTGTGA